A portion of the Phycisphaerales bacterium AB-hyl4 genome contains these proteins:
- a CDS encoding FAD-binding oxidoreductase gives MSLSDGVKPDLQLENLVASLADIVGQEHVLIDGPTLDRYARSSSGNPTRPLALVRPADTEQVQRLVQLAVDAGLALHPIARGRNWGYGDACAPTQNQVVVDMARMNRIVEVNRRLAYTVIEPGVSQGQLWQYLQQYAPDLMMDCTGAGPDASLVGNTLDRGFGHTRYGDHFLTTCGMQVVLPDGRVLETGFGHYSPKPHAQHVYRYGIGPFLDGLFVQSNFGIVTRIGLWLMPKPEAFSAFFFSDPNPQAIEKIVESLAPLRMQGLLTSAIHIGNDLRLLSARTRYPWERAQGKTPLSDDLRKQLCSEFGIAAWTGCGAISGTRETVAATKKAVRRAVRTHTLVFLDDQRIRRLDQVSQWLGRLGLAGGLRTKLASIRPIYGLLKGEPTSESIAGTAWRVRGPVSEPIESPLDAHAGIIWASPVIPATGDDARRLLDLMEPIYKKHGFEMLVTFTMINERAMVAVTNLAFDAREADEARQAADCYHELTTTMLANGYPPYRSSPLGQRHLRHGSEVYWDVVDQLRQMLDPRGIVSPGRYEPPLPSASSSSGSANDEQDM, from the coding sequence ATGTCGTTATCGGACGGTGTCAAACCGGATCTCCAGCTTGAGAATCTCGTGGCCAGTCTTGCCGACATCGTTGGTCAGGAGCATGTCCTGATCGACGGACCGACTCTTGATCGCTACGCGCGAAGCAGTTCGGGAAATCCCACACGGCCTCTGGCACTCGTTCGGCCTGCTGATACTGAGCAGGTGCAACGGCTTGTACAACTGGCAGTGGACGCGGGCCTGGCTCTGCATCCAATCGCGCGTGGCCGTAACTGGGGTTACGGCGACGCATGCGCCCCCACGCAGAACCAAGTCGTCGTGGACATGGCTCGCATGAATCGCATCGTCGAGGTCAATCGTCGGCTCGCGTATACCGTCATCGAACCCGGCGTCAGCCAGGGTCAACTTTGGCAATATCTGCAACAGTACGCCCCGGATTTGATGATGGATTGCACCGGAGCCGGACCGGATGCAAGTTTAGTTGGCAATACCCTCGATCGCGGCTTCGGTCATACACGCTACGGCGACCATTTCCTCACCACCTGCGGCATGCAGGTCGTCCTGCCGGATGGACGCGTGCTCGAAACCGGGTTCGGCCATTATTCTCCTAAACCCCATGCACAGCACGTTTACCGTTATGGCATCGGTCCGTTTCTCGATGGCCTGTTCGTACAATCCAACTTCGGCATCGTCACGCGCATCGGCCTCTGGCTGATGCCGAAGCCTGAAGCGTTCTCCGCATTTTTTTTCTCAGATCCGAACCCCCAGGCCATTGAAAAAATTGTCGAAAGCCTCGCCCCGCTCCGCATGCAGGGACTGCTCACCAGCGCCATTCACATCGGCAATGACCTGCGACTGCTCTCGGCTCGAACACGCTACCCCTGGGAGCGCGCCCAAGGGAAAACCCCGTTGTCCGACGACCTTCGCAAACAGCTTTGCAGCGAATTCGGCATCGCCGCCTGGACCGGCTGCGGCGCGATTTCCGGCACGCGGGAAACCGTCGCCGCGACGAAAAAAGCTGTCCGACGAGCCGTGCGGACGCACACGCTTGTCTTTCTCGATGATCAACGCATCCGTCGGCTCGATCAGGTGAGCCAATGGCTCGGTCGGCTGGGCCTGGCAGGGGGGCTGCGGACCAAACTCGCGTCGATTCGCCCGATCTATGGGCTCCTGAAAGGCGAGCCCACCAGCGAATCGATCGCCGGCACTGCCTGGCGCGTCCGCGGGCCGGTCTCCGAACCGATCGAAAGCCCGCTCGACGCGCATGCGGGCATCATCTGGGCATCGCCTGTCATTCCCGCCACAGGCGACGACGCCCGCCGACTGCTCGATCTGATGGAGCCGATCTACAAGAAGCACGGCTTTGAGATGCTCGTCACCTTCACCATGATCAACGAACGCGCCATGGTCGCCGTGACCAACCTTGCCTTCGACGCCCGCGAAGCCGACGAAGCCCGACAAGCCGCCGACTGCTATCACGAACTGACGACGACCATGCTCGCCAACGGCTACCCGCCGTACCGCTCGAGTCCGCTCGGCCAGCGGCATCTTCGGCATGGGTCAGAGGTGTATTGGGATGTGGTCGACCAACTTCGGCAGATGCTCGACCCGCGCGGGATCGTCAGCCCTGGCCGTTACGAGCCGCCCCTGCCATCCGCGAGCAGTTCCAGCGGGTCGGCCAATGATGAGCAGGATATGTGA
- the ppc gene encoding phosphoenolpyruvate carboxylase, translating to MSSPSESKHAAMDMPQPDIGRRSPARARRSASPEAPLRRDVRMLGFELGHVLHRHAPEGLYELVERVRKLAKQRRAGTADAEGKLCQLLAELDYEQLGELIRALTCFLDLANLAEDRHRIRVLRQRERALAPAPQAESIGAAIIALQHQGLDADAMQQLLDKLDIELVFTAHPTEAKRRTVRNTLNRLRDDLVDLDRTDVLPRERRALLSRIRADLDCLWETDTLRPRKPTVIEEVRRSLFALDSIWQVGPRLYRAMREALADAYPERTFRLPVFLRFGTWIGGDRDGHPFVTTDVTIESLMTLRRAAIEKHLEQCRELTRVLSVSERRHPITPDLRSALNEAIKRWPTVELLLAELNPHEKYRHWLVIVKHRLMQTVHAEPGQPLPEAAYAGPNELANDLNLVGESLRENNFHRLADGAVQDWLDRVAMFGFHLARMDIREDAGKLNAAVGELMQQLDIEPDYATLNEPSKQARLTEPVPPAVAQRIDVARLSADTRQTLDLFMLMQRTVATLGREALGTVIASMTHHPSDVLAMLWLGRLAATRCEQTAAHESSESAAFRLPIVPLFETINDLKRSSAILETLLSCEPYVRHLRATGNRQLCMIGYSDSTKDGGFLAANWCLHQAQRELSQVAKRHGVEVAFFHGRGGSLGRGGGPAARGILTLPPEAVDGRLRVTEQGEVLAERYDDPQVAYRHLEQVTWATLLVSAKSAEPVPEQWRRTMDRAADASERVYRELLETPGFISYFEHATPIEVIESLPIGSRPSRRQAQRDLSTLRAIPYTFAWTQSRHMLTAYFGLGGALNASAAGDWANFREMYQHWPLFRSIIDNAELGLAKCDRNIIHQYARLVPDASISEKLVGMVVHEIDRTCDALQQVTGRPALLDAVVWLQRSVQARNPYVDALNFIQIELIHRFRQSTASEAQLEQLAELLRLSVQGIAAGLRTTG from the coding sequence GTGTCTTCACCGTCTGAATCAAAACATGCGGCGATGGATATGCCCCAGCCTGACATCGGGCGACGATCGCCCGCGCGGGCGCGTCGGTCGGCGTCGCCCGAAGCCCCGCTTCGTCGCGACGTGCGGATGCTCGGGTTCGAGCTCGGACACGTGCTGCATCGTCACGCGCCCGAGGGGCTGTACGAGTTGGTCGAGCGCGTGCGCAAGCTCGCCAAGCAGCGGCGAGCGGGGACGGCGGACGCGGAGGGAAAGCTCTGCCAACTCCTGGCCGAACTCGACTACGAACAACTGGGTGAGTTGATTCGGGCACTGACGTGCTTTCTCGACCTGGCAAATCTGGCGGAGGATCGTCATCGCATCCGTGTACTGCGCCAGCGTGAACGGGCGCTGGCGCCGGCACCGCAAGCCGAGTCGATCGGCGCTGCGATCATAGCATTGCAGCATCAGGGCCTTGATGCCGACGCCATGCAACAACTGCTGGACAAACTCGACATCGAGCTGGTGTTCACCGCCCACCCCACCGAGGCCAAGCGCCGTACTGTCCGCAACACACTCAACCGCCTGCGCGATGATCTCGTCGATCTGGACCGTACGGACGTGCTGCCGCGCGAGCGCCGCGCGTTGTTGTCGCGCATCCGTGCCGACCTGGACTGCTTGTGGGAGACCGACACGCTTCGCCCGCGCAAGCCGACCGTGATCGAAGAGGTTCGGCGAAGCCTCTTTGCACTGGACTCAATCTGGCAAGTCGGGCCCCGGCTGTACCGCGCGATGCGCGAAGCACTGGCCGACGCTTACCCGGAGCGGACGTTTCGTCTGCCAGTGTTTCTGCGGTTCGGCACGTGGATCGGCGGCGATCGTGACGGCCATCCGTTCGTCACCACCGACGTGACGATCGAATCACTCATGACGCTTCGTCGCGCAGCGATCGAAAAGCATCTTGAGCAGTGTCGTGAGCTGACGCGGGTACTCAGCGTATCAGAGCGGAGGCATCCGATTACGCCCGACTTGCGCAGCGCGCTGAACGAAGCGATCAAGCGTTGGCCGACCGTGGAGCTGCTGCTGGCAGAACTGAACCCGCATGAAAAGTACCGCCACTGGCTGGTGATTGTGAAGCACCGCCTAATGCAGACCGTTCACGCCGAGCCGGGCCAGCCGCTGCCGGAGGCGGCTTACGCGGGGCCGAACGAACTGGCAAACGATCTGAATCTCGTCGGCGAAAGTCTGCGTGAAAACAACTTTCACCGCTTGGCCGACGGGGCCGTGCAAGACTGGCTCGACCGCGTGGCGATGTTCGGCTTTCACCTGGCGCGGATGGATATCCGCGAAGATGCCGGCAAGCTCAACGCCGCCGTCGGCGAACTGATGCAGCAACTTGACATCGAGCCCGACTACGCCACGCTCAACGAGCCGAGCAAACAGGCCCGGCTAACCGAGCCCGTTCCCCCCGCCGTGGCGCAGCGGATCGACGTGGCCCGGCTTTCGGCCGACACGCGTCAGACATTGGACCTGTTCATGCTCATGCAACGCACCGTCGCCACGCTCGGACGCGAGGCACTCGGCACGGTGATCGCCAGCATGACGCATCACCCTTCCGATGTGCTGGCGATGCTCTGGCTCGGTCGACTCGCTGCCACGCGATGTGAGCAGACCGCGGCGCACGAATCGTCAGAGTCGGCCGCGTTCCGGCTGCCGATCGTCCCGCTGTTCGAGACGATCAACGACCTGAAGCGATCGTCCGCCATTCTTGAGACGCTGCTGAGCTGCGAGCCATACGTCCGGCACCTGCGCGCAACGGGCAACCGTCAGTTGTGCATGATCGGCTACTCGGACTCGACCAAAGACGGCGGCTTCCTCGCCGCCAACTGGTGCCTCCACCAGGCGCAGCGCGAACTGAGCCAAGTGGCCAAACGGCATGGCGTCGAAGTTGCGTTCTTCCACGGGCGAGGCGGGTCGCTGGGGCGCGGCGGCGGGCCCGCGGCGCGCGGCATCCTCACGCTGCCGCCCGAGGCGGTCGACGGCCGCCTGCGCGTCACCGAGCAAGGCGAGGTGCTCGCTGAGCGTTACGACGATCCGCAGGTCGCCTATCGCCATCTTGAGCAGGTGACGTGGGCCACACTACTGGTCAGCGCCAAGTCGGCCGAGCCGGTTCCCGAGCAGTGGCGTCGCACGATGGACCGCGCCGCCGACGCCTCGGAGCGCGTGTACCGCGAACTGCTCGAAACGCCGGGGTTTATCAGCTATTTCGAACACGCCACGCCGATCGAGGTCATCGAGAGCCTGCCCATCGGCTCCCGGCCAAGCCGACGCCAAGCCCAGCGCGACCTTTCAACCCTGCGCGCGATCCCTTATACGTTCGCCTGGACGCAGAGCCGACACATGCTCACCGCGTACTTCGGGCTAGGCGGCGCGCTCAACGCGTCGGCAGCGGGCGACTGGGCCAACTTCCGCGAAATGTACCAGCACTGGCCGCTGTTTCGCAGCATCATCGACAACGCGGAACTGGGATTGGCCAAGTGCGATCGCAACATCATCCACCAGTATGCCCGGCTCGTACCCGACGCGTCGATAAGCGAAAAGCTGGTCGGCATGGTGGTCCACGAGATCGACCGCACCTGCGACGCGCTGCAGCAGGTGACCGGCCGACCCGCCCTGCTCGACGCCGTCGTGTGGCTGCAACGCTCGGTCCAGGCGCGCAATCCGTATGTTGACGCGTTGAATTTCATTCAGATCGAGTTGATTCACCGATTCCGCCAGTCGACCGCCTCCGAAGCGCAGTTGGAACAGCTGGCCGAGTTGCTTCGCCTGAGTGTGCAGGGCATCGCAGCGGGCCTGCGGACGACGGGCTAA
- a CDS encoding P-II family nitrogen regulator: MTLQPMKRIEIVIDSPHLPDVLEALRAAAVSGYTVLPGVAGYGERGEQYADEVSGASTNAYVLVAIPEQMVSVIVDAVEPLLRQSGGVCLVSDCQWLVH; this comes from the coding sequence CCGATGAAGCGGATCGAGATTGTGATCGACAGCCCGCACCTGCCTGACGTGCTTGAGGCGTTGCGGGCAGCCGCGGTGTCCGGCTATACGGTGCTGCCGGGCGTGGCAGGCTATGGCGAACGTGGCGAGCAGTACGCCGACGAAGTCAGCGGTGCGTCGACGAACGCGTATGTGCTGGTGGCCATACCGGAGCAGATGGTTAGCGTGATCGTCGACGCGGTGGAACCGTTGCTTCGGCAGTCCGGCGGGGTGTGTCTGGTCAGTGACTGCCAGTGGTTGGTTCATTGA
- a CDS encoding helix-turn-helix transcriptional regulator: MMNWTFLTNHSHVLICLAADPEARLRDVAAQVGITERAVQKIVADLEEAAVLSRERHGRRNHYRIHTQQSLRHPIEAHRTVQDLLRMVAPGRRQADRP, from the coding sequence ATGATGAACTGGACGTTTCTGACCAACCACTCACACGTGCTCATCTGCCTCGCAGCCGATCCGGAGGCACGGCTGCGCGATGTAGCGGCGCAGGTGGGCATCACCGAGCGAGCGGTGCAGAAGATCGTGGCCGATCTTGAAGAAGCCGCGGTGCTCTCTCGTGAGCGGCACGGCCGACGAAACCACTACCGCATTCACACGCAGCAGTCGTTGCGTCATCCGATCGAAGCGCATCGCACGGTGCAAGACCTGCTTCGCATGGTCGCACCGGGTCGCAGGCAGGCAGACCGACCATGA